Proteins from a genomic interval of Yarrowia lipolytica chromosome 1E, complete sequence:
- a CDS encoding uncharacterized protein (Compare to YALI0E18194g, no similarity) has protein sequence MWSHDFCTVCDKQCPAGSMYCSDACKTSDTAADAGPNYSASSTLYTLRPKNAGVPLSPEELFLDDKESKPDAHHTGNATHHAANATHNATKYSPRVLSQSLPAAAISQQHFGSPPTSDDEDDENYPEYNSHLMYRSPLLCATTRKETTGKKLSPPPSPLMMPSLAYNHQQMGQSVDAAGNYRRWLRS, from the coding sequence ATGTGGTCCCACGACTTTTGCACCGTCTGCGACAAGCAGTGCCCCGCCGGCTCCATGTACTGTTCCGACGCCTGTAAGACGTCGGACACGGCGGCGGACGCTGGTCCGAACTACAGCGCCTCTTCGACCCTGTACACGTTGCGCCCCAAGAACGCCGGGGTGCCTCTCTCACCGGAGGAGCTGTTtctcgacgacaaggagagcAAGCCCGACGCCCACCACACAGGCAACGCTACCCACCACGCCGCCAACGCCACCCACAACGCCACCAAATACTCACCTCGAGTGCTGTCGCAGTCATTACCAGCGGCGGCCATTTCGCAGCAGCACTTTGGATCGCCGCCCACCTCtgacgatgaggacgacgagaactACCCCGAGTACAACTCGCATCTCATGTACCGGTCGCCTCTGTTGTGCGCCACCACCCGCAAGGAGACCACTGGCAAGAAGCTGAGTCCCCCGCCGTCGCCGCTCATGATGCCCTCCCTGGCCTACAACCACCAGCAGATGGGCCAGAGTGTCGACGCTGCTGGCAATTATCGACGATGGTTGAGAAGTTAG